From the Pseudomonas sp. SORT22 genome, one window contains:
- a CDS encoding acyl-CoA dehydrogenase → MSETLLSARNLAFELYEVLDAEALTQRPRFAEHNRETFDAALSTARTIAEKYFAPHNRKGDEHEPRYENGEALLIPEVKPAVDAFLEAGFLNASRDFEAGGMQLPTLLSQACFAHFQAANAGTTAYPFLTMGAANLIESFGSDEQKRLFLQPMIEGRFFGTMALTEPHAGSSLADIRSRAEPAGDGSYRLRGNKIFISGGDHPLSENIVHMVLAKLPDAPPGVKGISLFIVPKFLVNADGSLGPRNDVLLAGLFHKMGWRGTTSTALNFGDNGQCVGYLVGKPHQGLACMFQMMNEARIGVGMGAVMLGYAGYLYSLEYARQRPQGRLPDNKDPATAAVPIINHSDVKRMLLTQKAYVEGAFDLGLYAARLFDDTQSGESDTVRQEAHELLDLLTPIVKSWPSEFCLKANELAIQILGGHGYTREYPVEQYYRDNRLNPIHEGTHGIQSLDLLGRKLAQNGGAGLKQLVRLIASTCERAHPHSSLDRLRVPLEQLLNRLQEVTLGLLGDLAQGQVNAALANSALYLKAFGHCVIGWRWLEQAIHAEQGLARGNPADRDFYLGKLQAARYFLTWEVPGCHNELALLAASDDTCLSMHDEWF, encoded by the coding sequence ATGTCCGAGACCCTGCTCAGCGCCCGCAACCTGGCCTTCGAACTCTACGAAGTGCTCGATGCCGAGGCCCTGACCCAACGCCCGCGCTTTGCCGAGCACAACCGCGAAACCTTCGATGCCGCTCTGAGCACTGCGCGGACCATCGCCGAGAAGTATTTCGCCCCGCATAATCGCAAGGGCGATGAGCACGAGCCGCGCTATGAAAATGGCGAGGCGCTGTTGATCCCCGAGGTCAAGCCTGCGGTCGATGCCTTCCTTGAAGCCGGCTTTCTCAACGCCAGCCGCGACTTCGAAGCCGGTGGCATGCAGTTGCCGACCTTGCTCTCGCAAGCCTGTTTCGCCCACTTCCAGGCGGCCAACGCCGGTACCACGGCCTACCCGTTCCTGACCATGGGCGCCGCCAACCTGATTGAAAGCTTTGGCAGCGACGAGCAGAAGCGCCTGTTCCTGCAACCGATGATCGAAGGCCGCTTCTTCGGCACCATGGCCTTGACCGAGCCGCACGCTGGCTCGTCCCTGGCCGATATTCGCAGCCGCGCCGAGCCAGCCGGCGATGGCAGCTATCGGCTGCGCGGCAACAAGATATTCATTTCCGGCGGCGACCATCCATTGTCGGAGAACATCGTGCATATGGTCCTGGCCAAGCTGCCCGATGCGCCGCCCGGGGTGAAGGGCATTTCGCTGTTTATCGTGCCCAAGTTCCTGGTCAACGCCGACGGCAGCCTCGGCCCGCGCAACGATGTGTTGCTGGCCGGGTTGTTCCACAAGATGGGCTGGCGCGGCACCACCTCGACGGCGCTGAACTTCGGCGACAACGGCCAGTGCGTCGGCTACCTGGTGGGCAAACCACACCAGGGCCTGGCCTGCATGTTCCAGATGATGAACGAGGCGCGTATCGGCGTCGGCATGGGCGCGGTGATGCTTGGTTATGCCGGCTATCTGTACTCGCTGGAGTACGCCCGCCAGCGTCCGCAAGGGCGCCTGCCAGACAACAAGGATCCGGCCACCGCTGCCGTGCCGATCATCAATCACAGCGACGTCAAGCGCATGCTGCTGACCCAGAAGGCCTACGTCGAAGGCGCCTTTGATCTGGGCCTGTACGCCGCGCGGCTGTTCGATGACACCCAGAGCGGCGAAAGCGATACGGTTCGCCAGGAGGCCCATGAACTGCTCGACCTGCTGACGCCGATCGTCAAGTCCTGGCCTTCGGAGTTTTGCCTCAAGGCCAACGAGCTGGCCATCCAGATTCTCGGCGGCCATGGCTACACCCGCGAGTACCCGGTCGAACAGTACTACCGCGACAACCGCCTGAATCCGATTCACGAAGGTACCCACGGCATCCAGTCGCTGGACCTGCTCGGGCGCAAGCTGGCGCAAAACGGTGGTGCCGGGCTCAAGCAACTGGTCCGCCTGATCGCCAGCACCTGCGAGAGAGCCCATCCGCACAGCAGCCTGGATCGTCTGCGGGTACCGCTGGAGCAGTTGCTCAATCGCCTGCAGGAAGTGACCCTCGGCCTGCTCGGCGATCTGGCCCAGGGCCAGGTCAATGCAGCCCTGGCCAACTCGGCGCTGTATCTAAAGGCTTTCGGTCACTGCGTGATCGGCTGGCGCTGGCTGGAGCAGGCAATCCACGCCGAACAAGGCCTGGCCCGGGGCAACCCGGCCGATCGCGACTTCTACCTGGGCAAATTGCAGGCCGCGCGTTATTTCCTGACCTGGGAAGTGCCGGGCTGCCATAATGAGCTGGCATTGCTCGCGGCCAGTGACGATACCTGCCTGAGCATGCACGACGAGTGGTTCTGA
- the putA gene encoding trifunctional transcriptional regulator/proline dehydrogenase/L-glutamate gamma-semialdehyde dehydrogenase, translating into MATTTLGVKLDDPTRERLKAAATSIDRTPHWLIKQAIFNYLEKLEGGATLTELNGQPGIHADDAGEVQADHAHQCFLEFAESILPQSVLRSAITAAYRRPEPEVVPMLLEQARLPAAMAEATNKLAAGIAEKLRNQKSAGGRAGIVQGLLQEFSLSSQEGVALMCLAEALLRIPDKGTRDALIRDKISTGNWQPHLGNSPSLFVNAATWGLLLTGKLVSTHNESGLTSSLSRIIGKSGEPMIRKGVDMAMRLMGEQFVTGETIAEALANASKFEAKGFRYSYDMLGEAALTEHDAQKYLASYEQAIHSIGKASHGRGIYEGPGISIKLSALHPRYSRAQYERVMDELYPRLLSLTLLAKQYDIGLNIDAEEADRLELSLDLLERLCFEPQLTGWNGIGFVIQAYQKRCPYVIDYVIDLARRSRHRLMIRLVKGAYWDSEIKRAQVEGLEGYPVYTRKVYTDVSYIACARKLLSVPEVIYPQFATHNAHTLSAIYHIAGQNYYPGQYEFQCLHGMGEPLYEQVVGKVADGKLNRPCRVYAPVGTHETLLAYLVRRLLENGANTSFVNRIADQSISIQELVADPVATIEQMATQEGNTGLPHPRIPLPRDLYGTERANSAGIDLANEHRLASLSCALLASAHNDWKAAPMLACASSNEAAAPVLNPADLRDVVGHVQEANVTDVDNAIQCALNAAPIWQATPPAERAAILERAADLMEAEIQPLMGLLAREAGKTFANAIAEVREAVDFLRYYAVQARNDFSNDAHRPLGPVVCISPWNFPLAIFSGQVAAALAAGNPVLAKPAEQTPLVAAQAVRLLLEAGIPEGVVQLLPGRGETVGARLVGDDRVKGVMFTGSTEVARLLQRNIAGRLDAQGRPIPLIAETGGQNAMIVDSSALTEQVVIDVVSSAFDSAGQRCSALRVLCLQEDSADRVIEMLKGAMAESRLGNPERLAVDIGPVIDAEAKAGIEKHIQGMRDKGRTVYQMAIADGEEIKRGTFVMPTLIELESFDELQREIFGPVLHVVRYNRKNLDQLIEQINASGYGLTLGVHTRIDETIAKVIDNVNAGNVYVNRNIVGAVVGVQPFGGEGLSGTGPKAGGPLYLYRLLSTRPAGAIEQSFQRTDGENAPDTRLRDSLSKPLQALKAWAASNQLNDLSGLCEQFAQQSQSGISRLLAGPTGERNSYTILPREHVLCLAEVEADLLTQLAAVLAVGSSAVWPEGELSKTLRNRLPKEVQARIQLVADWNKDDVVFDAVLHHGDSDQLRAVCEQVAKRAGAIVGVHGLSSGETAIALERLVIERALSVNTAAAGGNASLMTIG; encoded by the coding sequence ATGGCGACGACCACCCTTGGGGTCAAACTCGACGACCCTACCCGTGAGCGACTCAAAGCAGCTGCGACCTCTATCGATCGCACGCCGCACTGGTTGATCAAACAAGCGATCTTCAATTACCTGGAGAAGCTCGAGGGTGGCGCCACCCTGACCGAACTCAACGGTCAGCCCGGCATTCATGCCGACGATGCCGGTGAAGTACAGGCCGACCACGCCCACCAATGCTTCCTAGAATTTGCCGAAAGCATCCTGCCGCAGTCGGTCTTGCGCTCGGCCATCACCGCCGCCTACCGCCGCCCTGAGCCGGAAGTGGTACCGATGCTGCTGGAGCAGGCGCGCCTGCCGGCCGCCATGGCCGAAGCCACCAACAAGCTGGCCGCCGGCATCGCCGAAAAACTGCGTAACCAGAAGAGCGCTGGCGGCCGTGCCGGCATCGTTCAGGGCCTGCTGCAGGAATTCTCCCTGTCGTCGCAGGAAGGCGTGGCGCTGATGTGCCTGGCCGAAGCCCTGCTGCGCATCCCCGACAAAGGCACCCGCGACGCCCTGATCCGCGACAAGATCAGCACCGGCAACTGGCAGCCGCACCTGGGCAATAGCCCGTCGCTGTTCGTCAACGCCGCCACCTGGGGCTTGCTACTGACCGGCAAACTGGTCTCGACCCACAACGAATCCGGCCTCACCTCTTCGCTCAGCCGCATCATCGGCAAGAGCGGCGAGCCGATGATCCGCAAGGGCGTCGACATGGCCATGCGCCTGATGGGCGAGCAGTTCGTGACCGGCGAAACCATCGCCGAAGCCCTGGCCAACGCCAGCAAGTTCGAAGCCAAAGGCTTCCGTTATTCCTACGACATGCTCGGCGAAGCGGCGCTGACCGAACATGACGCGCAGAAATACCTGGCGTCCTACGAGCAGGCTATCCATTCGATCGGCAAGGCTTCCCACGGTCGCGGCATCTATGAAGGCCCGGGCATCTCGATCAAGCTCTCGGCCCTGCACCCACGCTACAGCCGCGCCCAGTACGAGCGCGTCATGGACGAGCTGTACCCGCGCCTGCTGTCGCTGACCCTGCTGGCCAAGCAATACGACATCGGCCTGAACATCGACGCCGAGGAAGCCGACCGCCTGGAGCTGTCCCTGGACCTGCTCGAGCGCCTGTGCTTCGAGCCGCAACTGACCGGCTGGAACGGTATCGGTTTCGTCATCCAGGCCTACCAGAAGCGCTGCCCGTATGTGATCGACTACGTCATCGACCTGGCCCGCCGCAGCCGCCATCGCCTGATGATCCGCCTGGTAAAAGGTGCTTACTGGGACAGCGAGATCAAGCGCGCCCAGGTCGAAGGCCTGGAAGGCTACCCGGTGTATACCCGCAAGGTGTACACCGACGTTTCCTACATTGCTTGTGCACGCAAACTGCTGTCGGTGCCGGAAGTCATCTACCCGCAGTTCGCCACCCACAACGCACACACCCTGTCGGCCATCTACCATATCGCCGGCCAGAACTATTACCCGGGCCAGTACGAATTCCAGTGCCTGCACGGTATGGGCGAGCCGCTGTACGAGCAGGTTGTCGGCAAGGTCGCCGATGGCAAGCTGAACCGTCCGTGCCGCGTGTATGCCCCGGTCGGTACCCACGAAACCCTGCTGGCCTACCTGGTTCGCCGCCTGCTGGAAAACGGCGCCAACACCTCGTTCGTCAACCGTATTGCCGACCAGTCGATCTCGATCCAGGAACTGGTCGCCGACCCGGTCGCCACCATCGAACAGATGGCTACCCAGGAAGGCAATACCGGCCTGCCGCACCCGCGCATTCCGCTGCCGCGTGACCTGTATGGCACCGAGCGGGCCAACTCCGCCGGTATCGACCTGGCCAACGAACACCGCCTGGCTTCGCTGTCCTGCGCCCTGCTGGCCAGCGCCCACAACGACTGGAAAGCCGCGCCGATGCTCGCTTGCGCTTCCAGCAACGAAGCGGCGGCGCCGGTGCTGAACCCGGCTGACCTGCGCGATGTGGTGGGTCATGTCCAGGAAGCCAACGTCACTGACGTCGACAACGCCATCCAGTGCGCGCTCAATGCCGCGCCGATCTGGCAGGCCACCCCGCCGGCCGAACGCGCCGCGATCCTGGAGCGTGCCGCCGACCTGATGGAAGCCGAGATCCAGCCGCTGATGGGCCTGCTCGCCCGCGAAGCCGGCAAGACCTTCGCCAACGCCATCGCCGAAGTGCGTGAAGCCGTCGACTTCCTGCGTTACTACGCCGTCCAGGCGCGCAACGATTTCAGCAACGACGCTCACCGCCCGCTGGGTCCGGTAGTGTGCATCAGCCCATGGAACTTCCCCCTGGCGATCTTCAGTGGCCAGGTTGCCGCGGCACTTGCCGCCGGTAACCCGGTGCTGGCCAAGCCGGCCGAACAGACCCCGCTGGTTGCCGCCCAGGCCGTGCGCCTGCTGCTCGAAGCCGGTATCCCCGAAGGCGTAGTGCAACTGCTGCCGGGCCGCGGCGAAACCGTCGGCGCCCGCCTGGTCGGTGACGATCGGGTCAAAGGCGTGATGTTCACCGGCTCTACCGAAGTCGCCCGCCTACTGCAACGCAACATCGCCGGCCGCCTGGATGCCCAGGGCCGTCCGATCCCGCTGATCGCCGAAACCGGCGGCCAGAACGCGATGATCGTCGACTCCTCGGCGCTCACCGAACAGGTGGTCATCGACGTCGTATCTTCTGCCTTCGACAGCGCTGGCCAGCGTTGCTCGGCCCTGCGCGTACTGTGCCTGCAGGAAGATTCTGCCGACCGCGTCATCGAAATGCTCAAGGGCGCCATGGCAGAAAGCCGCCTGGGCAACCCCGAGCGCCTGGCCGTGGACATTGGCCCGGTGATCGACGCCGAAGCCAAGGCCGGTATCGAGAAGCACATCCAGGGTATGCGCGACAAAGGCCGTACCGTGTACCAGATGGCAATCGCCGATGGTGAAGAGATCAAGCGCGGCACTTTCGTGATGCCAACCTTGATAGAACTGGAAAGCTTCGACGAACTGCAGCGCGAGATCTTCGGCCCGGTACTGCACGTGGTGCGCTACAACCGCAAGAACCTCGACCAGTTGATCGAGCAGATCAACGCCTCCGGCTACGGCCTGACCCTGGGTGTCCACACCCGGATCGACGAAACCATTGCCAAGGTCATCGACAACGTCAATGCCGGTAACGTCTACGTCAACCGCAACATCGTCGGCGCCGTGGTCGGCGTGCAGCCATTCGGCGGTGAAGGCCTGTCCGGTACCGGCCCGAAAGCCGGTGGCCCGCTGTACCTGTACCGCCTGCTGTCGACCCGCCCGGCGGGCGCCATCGAGCAGTCGTTCCAGCGCACCGACGGCGAAAACGCCCCGGACACCCGCCTGCGCGACAGCCTGAGCAAACCGCTGCAAGCCCTCAAAGCCTGGGCGGCGAGCAATCAGCTGAACGACCTGAGCGGCCTGTGCGAGCAGTTCGCCCAGCAATCGCAAAGCGGTATCAGCCGCCTGCTGGCGGGCCCGACCGGCGAGCGCAACAGCTACACCATCCTGCCGCGCGAGCACGTGCTGTGCCTGGCCGAGGTCGAAGCTGACCTGCTGACCCAACTGGCGGCGGTACTGGCCGTGGGCAGCTCGGCGGTGTGGCCGGAAGGCGAGCTGAGCAAGACCCTGCGCAATCGCCTGCCGAAGGAAGTGCAAGCGCGCATCCAACTGGTGGCCGACTGGAACAAGGATGACGTGGTATTCGACGCCGTCCTCCACCATGGCGACTCCGACCAACTGCGCGCCGTGTGCGAGCAGGTGGCCAAGCGCGCCGGTGCCATCGTCGGTGTTCACGGCCTGTCGTCGGGTGAAACCGCGATTGCCCTGGAGCGCCTGGTGATCGAGCGCGCACTGAGCGTCAACACTGCTGCTGCCGGTGGTAACGCGAGCCTGATGACTATCGGCTGA
- the putP gene encoding sodium/proline symporter PutP, protein MSVSNPTLITFVIYIAAMVLIGFMAYRSTNNLSDYILGGRSLGSVVTALSAGASDMSGWLLMGLPGAIYMSGLSESWIAIGLIIGAYLNWLFVAGRLRVQTEHNGDALTLPDYFSSRFEDNSGLLRIISAVVILVFFTIYCASGIVAGARLFESTFGMSYETALWAGAAATIAYTFVGGFLAVSWTDTVQATLMIFALILTPVIVLIATGGLDTTFAAIELKDAGNFDMLKGTTFIGIISLMGWGLGYFGQPHILARFMAADSVKSIAKARRISMTWMILCLVGTCAVGFFGIAYFSAHPEVAGPVTENHERVFIELAKILFNPWIAGVLLSAILAAVMSTLSCQLLVCSSALTEDFYKTFLRKGASQLELVWVGRAMVLLVAVVAILIASNPENRVLGLVSYAWAGFGAAFGPVVLISVLWKGMTRDGALAGILVGAITVVVWKHFSIWGLYEIIPGFILGALAIYFVSRAGSPSKAMVSRFEAADEAFKAGH, encoded by the coding sequence ATGAGTGTAAGCAATCCAACCTTGATCACGTTCGTGATCTATATCGCGGCAATGGTGCTGATCGGCTTCATGGCCTATCGCTCTACCAACAACCTTTCCGACTATATTCTTGGCGGTCGCAGCCTCGGCAGCGTGGTTACCGCGCTTTCGGCCGGTGCTTCGGACATGAGTGGCTGGCTGTTGATGGGCCTGCCGGGCGCTATCTACATGTCGGGCCTGTCGGAAAGCTGGATCGCCATCGGCCTGATCATCGGTGCCTATCTGAACTGGCTGTTTGTTGCCGGCCGCCTGCGGGTGCAGACCGAGCACAACGGTGATGCGCTGACCCTGCCGGATTACTTCTCCAGCCGCTTCGAAGATAACAGCGGGCTGCTGCGGATCATCTCCGCCGTGGTGATCCTGGTGTTCTTCACCATCTATTGCGCCTCCGGCATCGTTGCCGGCGCCCGTCTGTTCGAAAGCACCTTCGGCATGTCCTACGAGACAGCGCTGTGGGCTGGTGCGGCGGCAACCATTGCCTACACCTTCGTTGGTGGTTTCCTGGCAGTGAGCTGGACCGACACCGTCCAGGCTACGCTGATGATCTTCGCCCTGATCCTGACCCCGGTTATCGTGTTGATCGCAACCGGCGGTCTTGACACCACCTTCGCTGCCATCGAGCTGAAGGACGCGGGCAACTTCGACATGCTCAAGGGCACCACTTTCATCGGCATTATCTCGCTGATGGGCTGGGGTCTGGGCTACTTCGGACAGCCGCACATCCTGGCGCGCTTCATGGCCGCTGACTCGGTCAAGTCGATCGCCAAGGCCCGTCGCATCTCCATGACCTGGATGATCCTCTGCCTGGTCGGTACTTGCGCTGTGGGCTTCTTCGGTATCGCCTACTTCTCGGCGCACCCTGAAGTCGCAGGCCCGGTCACCGAGAACCACGAGCGTGTGTTCATCGAGCTGGCCAAGATCCTCTTCAACCCATGGATTGCCGGTGTCCTGCTGTCGGCCATCCTGGCGGCTGTCATGAGTACCCTGAGCTGCCAGCTGCTGGTGTGCTCCAGTGCCCTGACCGAAGACTTCTACAAGACCTTCCTGCGCAAGGGTGCCTCGCAGCTGGAGCTGGTCTGGGTCGGTCGCGCCATGGTGCTGCTGGTGGCCGTGGTCGCCATCCTGATCGCCTCCAACCCTGAGAACCGCGTGCTGGGCCTGGTCAGCTACGCCTGGGCCGGCTTCGGTGCTGCCTTCGGTCCGGTGGTACTGATCTCGGTACTGTGGAAAGGCATGACCCGTGACGGCGCACTGGCCGGTATCCTGGTCGGTGCGATCACCGTGGTGGTGTGGAAGCACTTCTCCATCTGGGGCCTGTACGAAATCATCCCGGGCTTCATCCTCGGCGCCCTGGCGATCTACTTCGTCAGCCGGGCCGGCAGCCCGTCGAAGGCGATGGTTTCGCGCTTCGAAGCCGCCGACGAGGCGTTCAAGGCCGGTCATTGA